AGTCCTTTACAAATCTAATAGTTTTTCTACGATCTCACTAGTAGTCTGGTACAGGTTTTCCTTTACAAATCTTGATACCTCCCCCGCGGTGTTCCGAACTagtctctctccctctctctctttttctgtCGTTGCCTTTGACAAGGAAGGCAAAAAATAACTTCTGAAGATAATTTCCAGGGTCAAACAGATGATTCCTGGTGAATGGTGATGCAGCTACGGCGAAATAAACTCCAACCTAATAGTTTTACCACCCAGAAATTCTCCAATTTATTTGTTTAGAAGTactctagtactccctctagtcctaaattcttgactcaaatttgtcaaaatatggatgtatctattcttaaaaaacatctagatacatatgatatttcgacaacaatttaggatcggagggagtaatatactACTCTATGATAGCAGGAGCTGGACAGCAGCCATAGGGAATTCGATTTGCATATAATGGGTTTCATGTGCATATGCATGGATCCTTTCGCAtcaagcttttgcttttttgggCGCTTGAATGTCTTAATTAGAGTCACGCCAGAAGCTAGTTGCACCAAAAGAGAGCTTAAGGAAGCTGCATCGTAATGTGTAGGATGTTTATAATGTACTCCACCATGTAGTATATTGCAACACTTCATGGTGTCCCATTGCAAGAGATAGGAATAGGACTATATCTAAATATGGTCACATGATTCTCTTCATCTACTCCGTATATACTATAGTCAACTTTTTGAACCGTTCGATTGATCAAAGGGTGCATCCTGCATCCATCTTCTTACTTTCACCCACCTCTGATCATTGGGGCCAACCTCGCCCCTCTCATTTCTGCCTCCATTTCGTCATATTTGGTGatgccgccggatccggcagGCTTGGCATAGCTGTTCATCCTTCGTTGGGAAGATTAGTATGTCGCCAACACCTTTAGAATCTAGAACCGAATTATACTAAGCTGACTCCAATCCCTTGCTTAGCTGCTTGGACACAACAATGCTGACAAACCAAACAGGGCGGGAGACAAAAGGGTGCCAACGGAAGGCACCTTTACAGCATCCTGCATGCGTGCAGGCGCAGCGCCTCGAAGGAGAAAAGAAGGGCTAAACAGAATGATCAACGCAAAACTTTTTAAGCCAGGAAACCTTTTGTCAGTTGTCACTGTCATGGGCAAACAGAATGATCTTCTGGCCGCTAATACAGACCCGAAAAGTTTTGCATTCGAGCCAGCAGCAAAGGCAGCAATTGATTGAGGGTGCGAAGGCACGCGTCGGTCCGTGACGCGCATGATCAACGCTTTTGATTACTGTTTGATCAATGATGAATGTAGTGTACAGTGGTGGAGCCAGCCCACTACGGGAGCCTGGGCAAAATACACTGTAAACTAACTTttgtccaatttttttttgccaagttAATCACTCTGTTTGTATTGATTAATTGGTGGCCTGGGCAATTGCCCAGGTGGCCGGGCCTTGGCTCCGCCCCCGTAGCGTAGTACTctttccgtttcatattaagtgacttaaatttgtccaaatgtGGATGCATATATGGCTAACAggttaaaaaacgtttagataaatgtaataCAAAGTCACTTAACATTGGGATGGTGATTTGAATTCGAAGTCAGCCTGCCTCACCGTCGGAGTAGATAATAAAGGTGACGCTGTTTACGACATGCAAGCGACAGATCGATGGCCTGATCAATCCAAGGAGTAGCAGATCTGCTCGAACGACGCGACGTGCTCCTCCGCAATGGCCATGAAGAGGTCGACGCCGCCCTTGGCCATGCGCGACGGCACGAAGATCATGAGCCCCTCGATAGGCAGGTCCGGCGGCACGAACGCGGACGGCGCCCCGGTGCCAAAGTCGAGCTCATGGAACCTGAACCCGAGCCAGCTATCCACCTCCAGGTCCGGGCAGAACATGGTGCCGGCATCGGCAGCCGTGGCCACGAGCTCCTCCCCGCCCGCGTCCGCCACGGCGCCGTAGTCCACGAACGACTGGATGTACTCGTCGTCGATGCGCGCCACGGCGTCACGAATAGCACCAACCACGCTGCCGTGGCTCCAGTTCAGGAGTTCCCGGACCTGAAGCCTCGGGAACGCCCAGAGCACCATGTTCCCGCAGAAGTCCATGGGCACGGGAGGGTTGGCCCTGCTCCTGCAGTTTACGGCCACCCTGACCTTGGTGAACCCTTCCGGGTTCAGGTCCCGCGCTGCCGTGATCTTCTTCCAAACGTGCGCCAACAAGCACTGGAACGTGCTGCAACGGAcgtcgacgccgacgccgacacGGGCCTTGAGGTTGGCGATGAAGTCAGCCGTGAAGTGCACCGTGAAGTTCCTGATCCTGTCCATGGGGACGACGGCGTATGACTTGCCGAAACAGGCATCCGTGAACTCGACGGACCGGTGGTCGAACACGGGCTTCGGCGTGCTGCGGGGCACGGCAGTCGTGGCACGGTCGAGGAAAGGAGTCGGCGCGATGAAGTCCTTGCCCTCGCGAACCGCGCTGGCCCACGTGGTGAAGAACAAGCCCATGgagtggccggcggcggcatggtggTGAGAGCTTATGCCGACCACGAGACCGCCGCACCTGTAGCGGTTGAGCTTGAtctgcagcagcgccgccccAATGTTCTCCTGTATACACTTGAGCTTAACTCCATGCATGAATGGTGATGTGATGTCAAACAGGCCGGAATCTCTCCTGTACCACGGGTATGGCGGGGTACAGGTCGTCGACGCGTGCGTCCATGCGGCCGTCGACGAGCACGTCAGCCAGATAGACCCCGACGGCGGCCTCGATGAGGAGCACGCCCTCGTCGTTGACGTGGATGTAGCGCCGGCCACGGAGGTCGAGGGCGAGGCGGCCCGCCAGGTGAGGGTACGCCGCGACGGCCCTGCGGAGGCCGTCCTTGAGCGCGCCGTTGGAGGGAGCCGGCGCAGGGTAGGCGAGCATGCTGGGGACGAAGATGTCGAGGGAGGCGCGGTCGAAGACGGTCAGGGGCACCTTCTCGCCGGACAGCCGGTGTGGCACGGAGTAGGCCGGCCTCAGCATCGCGCTGCTCGTGATCTCCATTTGCTTGCTCGCGTTTCGGTGAGGAAAGGAGAAAGGCACGTGGCCTTGGCAAgtttgcatatatatagagagaggcTTGAGCTAGCTGCACTGCACGTTGGCCCGGCCTGAACTGCACGGGACGGCACGAACATCCCAGCACGTTGTCCGTACGACCATGCTGCCAGAGGTGGAGACCCCAGGCAACATGGGCCACCGGCCAGGGCCGTAGCAAAAAATTTcggcctaaaaaaaaaagaaaaaggttagGCCCCACCAGCCCGGGCCAGTCTGCCAGCCCAGCGTTGCAGCCCATGTTCCCTTGCTTGCTACCAGTACGGGCACGGAGAGAAGACACGGTGAAAGAGCGAGACAAAGAGAGCGCACCTGCGcacggagcgccgccgccggacgctGGGGACCGGGGCTGCTGGCTCTCCCCTCTCCGCCCAgcctcgcctcctccgctcTCCGTTGGCCGGCTTCCCAGCGCCCGCTACCCGCTGGCGACCGTCTCTCCTGCGACCGGCGACCGGCTGCCTGCTAGTGCGGTAgcccccctcctccctccctctgttCAGATGTCTCTATTGCTTCCCCTATCCCTCTCAAATTTCCTGTTGTTTCATTCTATTACCCTTCCGTAATTTGTTGTTTCAAATTAATTTTACAGTAGGACAACATGAGTAAGAGAAAGATGACCCATTTCCCCCCATCacaaacaagtactccctccgattccataattcttgtcgaaatattacatgtatctagacaccttttaagaatagatacatccatttttggtcaaatttgagacaagaattatggaacggagtgagtatatccGAGGTCGAGGCTAAAGTAGAGTCTGGTCCTTCAACTAGAGCAAGCGATAATATCAATCTTGTTCCAGCTCAACTCAAGCCAGGCATTGTTGAACCTGTCAGGATATGAAAGCTCATGGAGGAGGGAGCAAGGGATGGGTATTTCCATTGTTTCCATGTACTGGTCTGAGGGCCCAATATATTTATCTTGTTGTAACCTCCATATAGGATAAGTTAACAAATTCACTGTCAAAAAGAGGGACCCAGATAGACTGCGTAACATACGGTTAGCCTTTATTGATCTGTCAGTCTTACCAAATTTTGAACCTGCGGGGCTAGTGTAAGTTTTGCACTtgacacattttttttgcgcaaatcCACTTGACACAGTTTGCAACCAGGGATTACCATTTGACAATTCTTGTGCTTTTAACTTGCAGGATTTTGTCTTTCCTCTCCAAAAAAATGGTCATGGAGTTGTCAAATGCTAACCCTGTGGTTTatgagaaaaaagagaggcgcATCCGGCAGGCACCAGAAAATACAGATGAAAATGCAGCAGAGCCTATAGACCAGCTAGAAATATTTGATATcctctttcttgttttttctgcATGTATGTAGGTGTAGCTTGCTTTCCTGGTATATTCTATTGATCTGGGATCTTGCTAGCATAATAATTTTGTACTCCTTAACATTCTTACATCATATTAGAGACATAAAGGACCCGGAGCATCCATACTCATTGGAAGACCTTAATGTGGTAACTGAAGAGTCGGTGGAAATCAATGATGAACTTAGTCATGTCAAGTAAGTTGACATCTATCAATTGGAACTTCGGATGCTACAATTCAGGATTCttaatgaaattaaatccTGATGATTTCTAATTGCTTTGGTTTCAGAGTTACTTTCACCCCAACTGTGGAGCATTGCAGTATGGCAACTGTCATTGGCCTTTGCTTACGTGTGAAGCTCATGCGGAGTCTACCTCCTCGTTATAAGGTATGCCGTTTGTGTGGAGTACAACTACAGACACATCCTGCTCTTCTACGTTCACACCCTTTATGAACTttctaaaagaaaagagaaaaatcatGAGCTGCCTTAATATTTTGCCAAAGCGATGAGATTGTAATGATATGTTGGGGTTATATACACTCTAAGAAGTCCTAGGAGGCTAGGAAACTGAGCTAGACATGCCATTTGTGTCTTTAGGTTGGAATTTATTTATGTTCTCTTTCAACGACATGGTGGTGAATTATATCTTCTGTTATTGGTTATGGCTCATAATTTCTTCAAAAATATTAGAAAGTGTAATAATTTCTGTCTTGTGTAGGTGGACATAAGGGTCGCGCCTGGATCACATGCAACTGAAGCTGCAGGTATTTATTTTAAAAGCTACAGCTTTATGCCTTACAGTTACCGCATTCTCCTGTCTGGAACAGCATCTCATTTTATTTCCATTTGTTTGCAGTGAACAAGCAACTGAGTGACAAAGAACGTGTTGCCGCTGCATTGGAAAATCCAAACCTTCTTGACATTGTTGAGGAGTGCTTGTCACCAACGTTTGGTTGAAACCTCCTAAATACAACTAGGATCCAATGTGTCGATATAATCCCAAAAAACTACACCAGATTACAGGACAGGACTTCTATTGGAGATACCATGGGTGGTTACGTTTGCATGAATTTTGGTGCTCTGCGGCTCTCCATGACCATGAGCATACTGCGACCGTGTTGGGATTTCAGCCATCCCTTGTATTTTCCCTGTAGGTTCTCAGggtgctgttttttttcttggagggACTGGGTGCTGTTTTCTTCCGTATACTTTCTGATTGTATACGCAGACATGGTGTGGTGATACGTCATACATGTGAATGTGTGATCTCTGGTCACAAATCGCACGTCCTCTTTGTAAGGCGTCTCGTGTTAACAGagaagtaattttttttaccagagGAAGTTTACAGAAGAGTACTGTTCATTCCACAGttgcacctttttttttcttgggaaACAGAGCCTGATTTATACCCCAAGAAAATTATTTGCTTCTACgttatatattttcatatacCCCAAGATCaaagggagtatataattttCGGGAATTTTAGCCTATGTGCACGAACTGGTTTAATATCGCGTGCAGAAACTAAAAATCGGCTGTACTCCAGTTTGGTAGGCTCGACCGTGTGCAGACCCAAGTATGAATTCCTGCATTATCCAAACAGTGCGAGATGCCACGAGTGACTTGTATACGGACAGACAGCAACCCGACAACTGACTCTGAACATTTCAGCAGGATTTCTTATTACTGAATTTCAACAGGATTCTCCAAATCTGCACTAAATTGTTTTTCTGGGCCAGCTCGCAAATTAATGTACTCCGTAAGCAAAACGCGTGCGGGATTTATCGGTTCGCACGTCGTTTCGTTCTTCTCCGGGTAAATGGGCATGAGGGCATCTCCGTCGGCGAAGCATGCGTGTAGGTTGGCTTGTGTGCTGCTGGCTGGCTGGATGTTTGTCAGTCACCAGATCGTCCCGGCTGGTGGCTCTTGGGGACGTCAATCTTTACAAGGAACGGAGACCAGATCGGTGGTACAGGTTTCCTGTGTCACAGGTAGTGTTATACTGTGGTATGCACCCTAGGTAGCAAGCGTCGGGCAATAGCACTTTTCATGTTTGGTTGATTGGGCAAACCATTGAAAGGCGAAAACACATTTTCTTAGCCTATTAAACTATGCATGAACACAGTGCATCATACAATAGCACAGTTAATCTAAATTTTTTCGAATTTTTGACATTGGCAAGGCATTACATAGCACAATACATACCCCCTCCgtccatattaaatgactcaaatttgctcaaatatggatgtatctatgcctaaaaggcgtctagatacatgtaatagaaagtcacttaacatGTGACGGAAGGAGTAGATTTCACACGATTATCTCCATAAGATTCAACAAGCATAAGGGTTCAACACACATAAACCCGAAGCAAACATAAGGTTCAACACACATAAGAGAGAATTCTTGTCAACATAACATTCTCATGGAACACCTGCTATCTAATCTTTGAACTCCTTGTTGATGTACCTATCCATCCAGACCAGCTGACCGACGTGTCCCATCTTCATGAAAGCTTTGGCACTTCTAGGATTGCTaaccaaaaaaatataatagTCATCAATCTGAGTCTCACTGTAGCCTTCCATTCCCAGCAAAGTCTCGTACAGGTTATCAGGGATCTCATCAACAGGAGGAGGTTGAGGGGCAGATTTTTTAGCAGCCGTGACAATGGCGGCCGCAAGCTCAGAACCTACGCGCCCAAGAGTGGAAATCAGGTCTTCCTCTTCACTTACATCCTTCTTTGCTTTCTTGGCTGGCCTTTTAGCAGAGGACCTGGCTGTGGAGATAcaatcttcatcttcatcagactcCGTTGATGTTGTAGCAGTCCCAATAGTTTTTGTAGACTCAACAACCACCCCAGCCATGACCTACCAAATGTAAGCTGCAGCAGCCCAAATTAGCAAATTTATTCGATTTCCCATCTACTCGTACGTATATCAATTACACAACAAATGCCAATTTCACACACAAATTCCACACACAAATAAGCCATGACCAGATCCATTAAGTAcaggagaagagaggaggggaggtAGAAGGAGAGGGGGGCCCGtagaagaaggcgaggagggGCCGTACCTTCGTCCAGATGGAAGGACAGGACGCAGATCGGCgcaggccgcgccgccgcctggcctCGAGGGTCGCTGGGAGGAGAGAAGACGAGCGGTGAGCTGAGATTGGCGGTGCGTGGTCGCCGTGCGCCTCGGCCTCTCCCTGCGAGCGGGCTAAAGACGGCTAGACCTAGAAAGCTGCGGAGCGATAGCCTGGGCTGCCGGGTCCGATTGGCAGGTTTTGACGAACAGAGTGTAACCCAGGCCCAGGTTCATTTCAAAACTGAGACTGGAAAATTTGTTCAGTGCATAACTGAAAGACATGGTCTGTTAGTTTGCTACCTCCAGCTATTTGTTAAACCTTCagaaatgattaaaaaataaaataaaatactgaCTGCAGAAGCCCTCGCTCTTCTACATTGACTGCAACTCGCAGATCACCTGGGGTGCTCTAGGGTGGTTGTTAAGTGTTAACTCGGGCAATTTATCTTTGACGGAGGCCGCGCAAGGCGCTGATCGCTTCTATGACTCCGCAGCGGCTGTTTAAAGAATGTTCCAAACTTGCTGGCGAGTTCGTGATGATCGTATCCGAACACTGTCCGAGAGAAAAGAATGAAATTGCTGATGAACTAGCAAACAAGGCGCACCAAGACCAGAGCATCTGGATCGATTCCCTAGCAACCTTTTACCAGTCTTACTCAAAGAAACATTAGGCCCTAGCGTGAGAGATCAGTTTTTACTCAATGGCCATCCTATTCCGAGTAATATAAAAAAGGACCGACGCACTGCAGCAAAATCCACCTAGCCTGGGCAGGGCAGCAGGTTGAAAACATAACACGGGGCTCGCGCTGAGCACATCGCAAAACCATGTGCCGTTCCAGAGATCCACCCAGCATACCTCTCTGGCTTACCACCTCCGAGCATGATCACCTTGCTGGGAACAATGGCTATTCCTGCGGTCGTCAGGCTCAGGCTACATCGCCAACTCAAGCACCCTCATGGTCCCTTCTCCCTGCTTGGATTTAAAGACACGGAGCTCGTGCTTCCTGCTGGTCTCAGTTACTAAATATTTAGCTATATATTGCGTGAAATCAGAAACCATATAGGAGTATCTGTTAATTTCAGACCCAATTGCATTGGCAGTTCAACAATCAATTTAATCCATAGATATATATTTGTTAATTTCACTTGTTGTATCATCACCTACAGATGCAAACTTCATTGAATAACatgtacacatgcatgcagtaaCAAACTTGAAAATGTAAATTTAATCTACTGAATTCAGTTTGTCAAGACAAATATGCAGAAGCACAGCATGAGCAAAGCCTTGGTTGCATGAACCGGTGGGGTGGGCCTTGAAGGAGGGCTGATATCTTTGAGTTGGACAAGTTAGCTTGTCTCATATCCTAGATAACTGTTCCATTCCAAAACATCAGATAACGAATACCGACAGATATTAGGGCCTATGCTGATTGGGATAATATCGTCAACTAATCAATGGATCAGCTTAAGCAAGACAAGATATTATCATCACTATGGAAACTGCCCTGAACTCCAACAAACCTACTACACTAGATTTGGCATATGGACCCCGAAATGTATTCCAGAATTCTTAGCAAGTCTGCAAGTTATGAAGCTAAAGATTAATTCACCAAAATAAATCTAAGAAGAAATAAGAACTACACTCAAATAACTACCAAAGACAATAACTTCTAACGACAACATGGGAAGCATTTCATCCAACAGGGCCAATCGAACCTCTGTAACACCTAAAAAATTCAGCACATTGCAGCTTACCTAGCAATCATGATTTGTATCAGACAACGAGTCTGTCAAAGATCGAAGTAGCAAGAGTTCATGGAATGAACAGAGCATAACAATCAGGATAAACCATTTCACTTGATCTCAGCACCCCCGGATATATCAACGACAGCC
This is a stretch of genomic DNA from Brachypodium distachyon strain Bd21 chromosome 1, Brachypodium_distachyon_v3.0, whole genome shotgun sequence. It encodes these proteins:
- the LOC100827615 gene encoding tryptamine benzoyltransferase 1 translates to MQTCQGHVPFSFPHRNASKQMEITSSAMLRPAYSVPHRLSGEKVPLTVFDRASLDIFVPSMLAYPAPAPSNGALKDGLRRAVAAYPHLAGRLALDLRGRRYIHVNDEGVLLIEAAVGVYLADVLVDGRMDARVDDLYPAIPVENIGAALLQIKLNRYRCGGLVVGISSHHHAAAGHSMGLFFTTWASAVREGKDFIAPTPFLDRATTAVPRSTPKPVFDHRSVEFTDACFGKSYAVVPMDRIRNFTVHFTADFIANLKARVGVGVDVRCSTFQCLLAHVWKKITAARDLNPEGFTKVRVAVNCRSRANPPVPMDFCGNMVLWAFPRLQVRELLNWSHGSVVGAIRDAVARIDDEYIQSFVDYGAVADAGGEELVATAADAGTMFCPDLEVDSWLGFRFHELDFGTGAPSAFVPPDLPIEGLMIFVPSRMAKGGVDLFMAIAEEHVASFEQICYSLD
- the LOC100827926 gene encoding protein AE7 → MVMELSNANPVVYEKKERRIRQAPENTDENAAEPIDQLEIFDHIRDIKDPEHPYSLEDLNVVTEESVEINDELSHVKVTFTPTVEHCSMATVIGLCLRVKLMRSLPPRYKVDIRVAPGSHATEAAVNKQLSDKERVAAALENPNLLDIVEECLSPTFG